A single Gammaproteobacteria bacterium DNA region contains:
- the nusA gene encoding transcription termination/antitermination protein NusA, whose protein sequence is MNKEILLVVDAVSNEKGVSKTVIFEAMETALATATKKRHPGDIDVRVTIDRKTGGYETFRRWEVLAEDAEQDSPEQQITFAAADELEPGIQVGDYIEEQIESVEFGRIAAQTAKQVIVQKVREAERMQIVDAYRNKVGEIIMGIVKRVERGSVYLDLGNNAEAFVPKEQMIPREAVRPGDRLRGYLQEVRAEARGPQLFVSRTCPEFLVELFKIEVPEVGQGLIEIMGASRDPSMRAKIAVRSHDPRLDPVGACVGMRGSRVQSVTNELAGERVDIILWDDNPAQFVINAMSPAEVLSIVVDEDTRTMDLAVAEDKLSQAIGRGGQNVRLASELTRWTLNVMDEKAAEQKNETEARELQDLFMKQLDVDEEVAVILVQEGFTTVDEVAYIALDELTAIAEFDEDIASELQARAQDALLTRAIAKEEANAPTAELLALDGMDTALANLLAANSIVTLDDLAEQAVDDVLDIDGTLDRDRISKLIMLAREHWFTEKAG, encoded by the coding sequence ATGAACAAAGAAATTTTATTGGTAGTAGACGCTGTTTCAAATGAAAAAGGTGTAAGTAAAACCGTCATTTTTGAAGCAATGGAAACCGCATTAGCCACGGCGACGAAAAAACGTCATCCGGGCGACATTGATGTGCGCGTTACTATTGATCGTAAAACCGGCGGTTATGAAACCTTTCGGCGTTGGGAAGTGTTGGCTGAAGATGCCGAACAAGATTCGCCTGAACAGCAAATTACTTTTGCAGCGGCTGACGAATTAGAGCCTGGCATTCAAGTCGGTGATTACATCGAAGAACAAATTGAATCGGTTGAATTCGGCCGTATTGCTGCGCAAACCGCGAAACAAGTGATTGTGCAAAAAGTGCGCGAAGCAGAACGTATGCAAATCGTTGATGCGTATCGCAATAAAGTCGGCGAAATTATTATGGGCATTGTTAAGCGGGTGGAACGCGGCAGTGTTTATTTAGATTTGGGTAATAACGCTGAAGCATTTGTCCCTAAAGAACAAATGATTCCTCGCGAAGCCGTGCGTCCGGGTGATCGTCTGCGCGGTTATTTACAAGAAGTTCGTGCAGAAGCACGCGGCCCCCAATTATTTGTTAGCCGCACCTGTCCTGAATTTTTAGTTGAACTGTTTAAAATTGAAGTCCCGGAAGTAGGTCAAGGTTTGATCGAAATTATGGGCGCTTCGCGTGATCCTAGTATGCGCGCCAAAATTGCGGTGCGTTCACATGATCCCCGTTTAGATCCGGTTGGCGCTTGTGTTGGTATGCGTGGTTCGCGTGTGCAATCAGTCACGAATGAATTAGCTGGCGAACGTGTTGATATTATTTTGTGGGACGATAATCCCGCGCAGTTTGTTATTAATGCGATGTCACCTGCTGAAGTGTTATCTATCGTGGTCGATGAAGACACTCGTACGATGGATTTAGCTGTTGCTGAAGATAAATTGTCACAAGCCATTGGTCGTGGTGGTCAAAATGTACGTTTAGCCAGCGAATTAACGCGCTGGACTTTAAACGTCATGGATGAAAAAGCCGCTGAACAAAAAAATGAAACAGAAGCCCGCGAATTACAAGATCTCTTCATGAAACAACTCGATGTTGATGAAGAAGTGGCCGTAATTTTAGTGCAAGAAGGTTTCACTACTGTAGATGAAGTGGCGTATATCGCGTTAGATGAATTAACTGCGATTGCCGAATTTGACGAAGATATCGCGAGTGAATTACAAGCGCGAGCCCAAGATGCTTTATTAACGCGTGCAATTGCTAAAGAAGAAGCTAATGCACCGACTGCAGAGTTATTAGCGTTAGACGGTATGGATACAGCGCTGGCTAATTTATTAGCTGCAAACAGTATTGTTACTTTAGATGATTTAGCTGAACAAGCCGTTGATGACGTGCTTGATATAGATGGTACGTTGGATCGTGATCGCATTTCCAAGTTGATCATGTTAGCGCGTGAACATTGGTTTACAGAGAAAGCCGGTTGA
- a CDS encoding heavy-metal-associated domain-containing protein — MICVLSALANFSMAATTTLVTVNGMVCAFCAQGIEKRLLKLPETQAVFVNLKQKIVAVEAKPNQAVSEALIKSEIADAGYAVVKFETVEKSVDDIKAEYAAKNKK, encoded by the coding sequence ATGATCTGTGTGTTGTCGGCATTAGCAAATTTTTCAATGGCTGCAACCACTACGCTGGTAACAGTGAATGGCATGGTTTGCGCATTTTGTGCACAAGGCATTGAAAAACGTTTATTGAAATTACCAGAAACTCAAGCGGTGTTCGTGAACTTGAAACAAAAAATAGTGGCAGTGGAGGCAAAACCAAATCAAGCGGTCAGTGAAGCGTTAATTAAATCAGAAATTGCCGATGCGGGTTATGCGGTAGTGAAATTTGAAACCGTAGAAAAATCGGTTGATGATATTAAAGCCGAATACGCGGCGAAGAATAAAAAATGA
- a CDS encoding copper oxidase produces MTTRRNFFKGSAAVLAAVAATSVSKVALAALPEPVLQTKPDTMPPLIPKTGRDYNPVVTLNGWTLPWRMNRGVKEFHLVAEPVVREMAPGFKAHLWGYNGQSPGPTIEVVEGDRVRIFVTNKLPEHTSVHWHGQRLPNGMDGVSGLTQPSIQPGKTFVYEFEARRPGTFMYHPHADEMTQMAMGMMGFWITHPKEKHPLIEEVDRDFVFLLNAYDIDPGSYTPKIMTMLDFNLWSWNSRIFPGIDSLNVRLNDKVRIRIGNLTMTNHPMHLHGHEFVVTGTDGGPIPHSARWPEVTTDIAVGQMRQIEFLANEEGDWAFHCHKSHHTMNAMGHNVPTLIGVPHQEVAKKITQLIPDYMVMGERGMADMGEMQMPLPDNTIPMMTGKGPFGGVEMGGMFSVLKVRREQKPGDYKNPSWFKHPKGTVAFEYTGALQQPQRSSTNSGEAMPRAQTNTPDVEVKVRKPSGHSGH; encoded by the coding sequence ATGACAACAAGACGTAATTTTTTTAAAGGCAGTGCTGCGGTATTAGCTGCAGTAGCAGCCACTTCTGTTAGTAAAGTGGCGTTAGCAGCATTGCCTGAACCTGTTTTGCAAACTAAACCGGATACGATGCCGCCGTTAATACCTAAAACAGGCCGTGATTATAATCCTGTAGTGACATTAAATGGTTGGACTTTACCGTGGCGAATGAATCGCGGCGTAAAAGAATTTCATTTAGTTGCGGAGCCGGTAGTGCGTGAAATGGCGCCCGGTTTTAAAGCGCATTTATGGGGTTATAACGGACAAAGTCCAGGGCCAACGATCGAAGTAGTAGAAGGCGATCGTGTGCGAATTTTTGTGACGAATAAATTGCCAGAACATACGAGCGTGCATTGGCATGGCCAACGTTTGCCTAATGGCATGGATGGTGTTTCTGGCTTAACACAACCTTCTATTCAGCCTGGTAAAACGTTTGTTTACGAATTTGAAGCGCGTCGTCCGGGTACTTTTATGTATCACCCGCATGCGGATGAAATGACGCAAATGGCGATGGGTATGATGGGTTTTTGGATTACGCATCCAAAAGAAAAACATCCATTGATTGAAGAAGTAGATAGAGATTTTGTTTTTTTATTGAATGCCTATGACATTGATCCGGGTAGTTACACACCAAAAATCATGACCATGCTCGATTTTAATTTATGGAGTTGGAATAGTCGTATCTTCCCTGGCATTGATTCGTTGAATGTAAGGCTCAATGACAAGGTACGCATTCGTATTGGTAATCTCACCATGACAAATCATCCGATGCATTTGCATGGTCATGAATTTGTTGTCACCGGCACCGATGGTGGGCCTATACCGCATAGCGCGCGTTGGCCAGAAGTTACAACCGATATTGCCGTGGGACAAATGCGCCAAATAGAATTTCTCGCCAATGAAGAAGGGGATTGGGCGTTTCATTGTCATAAAAGTCATCACACCATGAATGCGATGGGGCATAACGTGCCTACTTTGATCGGTGTACCGCATCAAGAAGTTGCAAAAAAAATCACACAATTAATTCCAGATTATATGGTGATGGGGGAACGTGGTATGGCGGACATGGGAGAAATGCAAATGCCATTGCCGGATAACACAATACCCATGATGACCGGCAAAGGACCTTTTGGCGGTGTGGAAATGGGCGGCATGTTTAGTGTGCTTAAAGTGAGACGCGAACAAAAACCGGGTGATTATAAAAATCCTTCTTGGTTTAAACATCCTAAAGGGACGGTTGCATTTGAATATACGGGTGCACTACAACAACCACAACGATCATCTACTAATAGCGGTGAAGCAATGCCGCGTGCGCAAACCAATACGCCAGATGTTGAAGTAAAAGTTCGTAAACCTAGCGGCCATTCTGGTCATTAA
- a CDS encoding copper-binding protein → MFFKYLFWRMMMKKMLIAVLLMGFLVEPVYAAMNEFTLGEVRKINVEASTITIKHREIKNLNMPPMTMVFQVKEAALLDTIKLGDQIQFKAVEEDGAILVTEIQLKKVTP, encoded by the coding sequence ATGTTTTTTAAATATTTATTTTGGAGAATGATGATGAAAAAAATGCTGATAGCAGTGTTGTTAATGGGTTTTTTGGTGGAGCCGGTTTATGCAGCAATGAATGAGTTCACCTTAGGCGAGGTACGAAAAATAAATGTAGAGGCTAGTACCATCACGATTAAACATCGGGAAATTAAAAATTTAAATATGCCGCCGATGACGATGGTCTTTCAGGTAAAAGAGGCTGCTTTGTTAGATACGATTAAACTCGGCGATCAAATTCAATTTAAAGCCGTCGAAGAAGATGGCGCAATATTGGTAACTGAAATACAGCTAAAAAAGGTGACACCATGA
- the rimP gene encoding ribosome maturation factor RimP — MSRSANKAWVLVEPVVEGLGYELVGVEFGQHGGQSVLRIYIDKPDGLTVEDCERVSKQVSALLDVEDPISGAYDLEVSSPGLDRPLFRLRDFERFSGEQIKVRLFDNVNGRRNFKGLLLGVQDGHVVIKVDEDEFKLEFEQIDKAKLVPQF, encoded by the coding sequence TTGAGTCGTAGCGCCAACAAAGCATGGGTTTTGGTGGAGCCAGTGGTGGAAGGCTTGGGATATGAATTGGTGGGTGTTGAGTTTGGTCAACACGGTGGCCAATCCGTATTACGCATCTATATAGATAAGCCCGATGGTTTAACGGTTGAAGATTGTGAGCGAGTCAGTAAGCAGGTCAGCGCTTTACTGGACGTAGAAGATCCAATCAGTGGTGCGTATGACCTAGAAGTGTCTTCGCCCGGATTAGATAGGCCGCTGTTTCGTTTACGGGATTTTGAGCGCTTTAGTGGCGAACAAATTAAAGTGCGTTTGTTCGATAACGTGAATGGACGGCGCAACTTTAAAGGTCTATTGCTAGGTGTCCAAGATGGTCATGTAGTGATTAAAGTAGATGAAGATGAATTTAAGTTGGAATTTGAACAAATCGACAAAGCTAAGCTGGTACCGCAGTTTTAG
- a CDS encoding TolC family protein: MYLKKFCGGDRFYRLSLIGLPLFLLNGCATFSSDNGFNAVQTMATPYISQDLVWARSDADKKIINQRVTDLLEKPLDVDTSVQIALLNNRGLQAAYYELGISEADLVQAGRLTNPHLSLVQASATENGTREYTIEQALTFNIFSLVTMPRVVAIEKRRFEQAQRATALEVLRVAAETRKAYYRAVAAAQTQRYMQQVQQAADASAELARRMAQVGNFNKLEQAREHGFYADAVLNVARATQAALASREQLTRYLGLWGMQINYQLPERLPDFPITADDLPNIEQTAMAQRLDLQMLKIETAALAKNLGLNKTTRFINVLEAGPVRILEGQKDGPYKKGYEVSFELPLFDWGGAKVAKAEAVYMRQINLAAEAAINARSEVREAYFSYRSNFDIARHYRDDMVPTAKQISEENVLRYNGMLIGVFELLADARSQIMVVNEYIQAQRDFWLSQTDLQMSMIGKPNMSGFSASEMKSSVTTGSH; the protein is encoded by the coding sequence ATGTATTTAAAAAAATTCTGCGGTGGTGATCGATTTTATCGGCTCTCACTTATAGGCCTGCCGTTATTTTTATTAAATGGCTGCGCAACATTTAGTTCTGATAATGGCTTTAACGCTGTGCAAACAATGGCTACTCCCTATATAAGCCAAGATTTGGTATGGGCTAGAAGTGACGCCGATAAAAAAATAATTAATCAGCGCGTTACTGATTTATTGGAAAAACCTCTGGATGTAGATACGTCTGTGCAAATCGCGTTGTTAAACAATCGAGGTTTACAAGCAGCTTATTATGAGTTGGGTATCAGCGAAGCCGATCTTGTGCAAGCGGGGCGTTTAACTAATCCACATCTTTCTTTAGTGCAAGCAAGTGCCACTGAAAATGGCACGCGTGAATACACGATAGAGCAAGCGTTAACATTTAATATTTTTTCTTTAGTAACAATGCCGCGTGTAGTGGCAATTGAAAAGCGGCGTTTTGAACAAGCGCAACGTGCTACTGCGTTAGAGGTTTTGCGCGTTGCCGCAGAAACCCGCAAAGCTTATTACCGAGCGGTGGCAGCCGCGCAAACGCAACGTTATATGCAGCAAGTACAGCAAGCAGCGGATGCCAGTGCGGAGTTGGCGCGGCGCATGGCGCAAGTGGGGAATTTTAATAAATTAGAACAAGCGCGCGAACATGGTTTTTATGCGGATGCGGTGTTAAATGTTGCGCGTGCAACCCAAGCTGCTCTTGCAAGCCGTGAACAATTGACGCGTTATTTAGGTTTGTGGGGCATGCAAATTAACTATCAATTGCCGGAACGTTTGCCCGATTTTCCAATAACCGCGGATGACTTGCCCAATATAGAGCAAACCGCAATGGCGCAACGTTTAGATTTACAAATGCTAAAAATAGAAACGGCGGCTCTCGCTAAAAACTTAGGTTTAAATAAAACCACACGTTTTATTAATGTTTTAGAGGCAGGGCCAGTGCGTATATTAGAAGGGCAAAAAGATGGTCCATATAAAAAGGGTTATGAGGTTTCATTTGAATTGCCATTGTTTGATTGGGGCGGCGCTAAAGTTGCCAAAGCCGAGGCGGTTTATATGCGACAAATTAATTTAGCTGCGGAAGCAGCGATCAATGCACGTTCTGAAGTGCGGGAAGCGTATTTTTCTTATCGCAGTAATTTTGATATTGCGCGTCATTATCGTGATGACATGGTGCCTACTGCAAAACAAATTTCCGAAGAAAATGTTTTGCGTTACAACGGTATGTTAATCGGCGTATTTGAATTACTAGCCGATGCGCGTTCGCAAATTATGGTGGTCAATGAATATATTCAAGCGCAGCGAGATTTTTGGTTATCTCAAACCGATTTGCAAATGTCCATGATCGGTAAACCCAACATGAGTGGTTTTTCTGCGAGCGAGATGAAATCATCTGTGACCACAGGATCTCATTGA